A DNA window from Anastrepha obliqua isolate idAnaObli1 chromosome 5, idAnaObli1_1.0, whole genome shotgun sequence contains the following coding sequences:
- the LOC129249502 gene encoding uncharacterized protein LOC129249502 has translation MAVVLFIITIPTEAEELKLRSEFSRKKPDADANDYMQDSEKLISTPTTTATLTNPAIIINVPEELATNTEEIDAVSLGAKMENPLTPQTQDQQYSTFPKRRKSERNKKFLFGNAGQILKNTIARESSIGSASDSAKDIDLENADGSDFVRRSWEGLRDILSYSSRRQRKTESTQINIPSDSCMETVLREILKKSQIFNAFWTKDADGRVYQIIFTVEFNENYENLLHKLYEWGIGDRVGSSVSVMNCLVSKTFRRDTEGDSSQDNDDVNFFEQKQGVWNRFMNSVRSRLNVAQIVRDVRQDAAITFDFLILLISATILAAIGLAENSTIFLAASMLVSPLMGPIIAAIFGTAIKDPTLRTLGLRNELIGVLIATVVGFIFGLIICTLDERYGNGEGLTAEMLSRSELHSLLVGLFTAIPSGAAAAVAILGGNIGSLVGVAISASLLPPAINAGVLWALSLIYILFERDDSRFNLIVKSRTFSDNQAKELVILGVISMLVTISNIICVYIMGVLVLKVKEIAPVISRNHREFWKHHIKIARGLPKNGIDTNTALIDEFANLPREDQKALGIDYDWLRAMRLDDASYQNTWSPIGNRQLFGRSALDERNDNYLTVHQIERLYSTMNQQQTLNYRRNRGSFYRHPTSLTGDYGKTYEIFAGSLPRRTTLPTKANCHTSNVLNTVGEADSSTANPSSRSSMTNTPTSTLDERKRRKFIVTPVDDLGDEMDA, from the exons atggccgttgttttgtttattattaccaTACCCACGGAAGCTGAAGAGTTAAAGCTGCGTAGTGAATTTTCAAGGAAAAAACCTGACGCAGATGCTAACGACTACATGCAAGAtagtgaaaaattaatttccacACCTACAACAACTGCAACGCTAACCAATCCAGCAATTATCATCAACGTACCCGAAGAACTGGCTACAAATACTGAAGAGATTGACGCTGTTAGCCTTGGCGCTAAAATGGAAAATCCTCTAACGCCTCAGACGCAGGATCAGCAATACAGTACATTTCCGAAACGTCGGAAAtctgaaagaaataaaaagttcttATTTGGGAATGCTGGACAAATACTTAAGAACACCATCGCTAGAGAAAGTAGCATAGGCAGCGCTTCAGACAGTGCAAAAGACATTGATCTGGAGAATGCG GATGGCTCAGATTTTGTACGAAGATCTTGGGAAGGTTTGCGGGACATTCTCTCATATTCAAGCCGCCGACAAAGGAAAACAGAAtcaacacaaataaatattccTAGCGATTCGTGCATGGAGACAGTACTgcgtgaaattttgaaaaaatctcaaaTATTCAATGCGTTTTGGACGAAAGATGCCGATGGTCGTGTATATCAA ATAATATTTACAGTTGAGTTTAATGAGAACTATGAAAACTTATTGCACAAACTTTACGAGTGGGGTATTGGCGATCGTGTCGGATCCTCTGTATCGGTAATGAATTGCTTGGTCTCGAAAACATTTAGACGAGATACCGAGGGCGATTCATCACAAGACAACGACGATgt caatttctTCGAACAAAAGCAAGGCGTTTGGAATCGTTTCATGAACTCGGTAAGAAGTCGACTGAATGTTGCGCAAATCGTGCGTGATGTACGCCAAGATGCAGCCATTACAtttgattttcttattttgctaATTTCAGCAAC CATTTTGGCCGCCATTGGTTTGGCTGAGAATAGTACTATTTTTCTAGCAGCAAGTATGCTGGTTTCCCCGTTGATGGGCCCAATAATTGCGGCAATTTTCGGTACCGCCATCAAAGATCCTACACTGCGTACTTTGGGACTAAGAAATGAGTTAATCGGCGTATTAATTGCAACAGTTGTTGGCTTTATTTTCGGTTTAATCATCTGCACTCTCGATGAGCGTTATGGCAATGGCGAAGGATTAACGGCTGAAATGCTTTCACGCAGTGAATTGCACTCACTGTTGGTTGGATTGTTCACGGCAATACCTTCCGGTGCAGCAGCTGCTGTAGCTATTCTTGGGGGAAATATTGGGTCCCTGGTGGGTGTTGCAATATCGGCCTCCCTCTTGCCGCCGGCCATCAATGCG GGCGTCCTCTGGGCCTTATCTCTCATTTACATATTATTCGAAAGGGATGATTCTCGTTTCAATCTCATTGTGAAGTCACGCACATTTTCCGACAATCAGGCCAAAGAGTTGGTCATTTTGGGTGTCATTAGTATGTTAGTGACCATATCGAATATAATCTGTGTATATATTATGGGCGTTTTGGTACTGAAAGTAAAAGAAATAGCTCCTGTTATTTCCAGAAATCATCGAGAATTTTGGAAGCATCACATAAAAATCGCAAGAGGTCTTCCCAAAAACGGTATCGACACCAATACAGCACTCATCGATGAGTTTGCCAATCTTCCTAGGGAAGATCAAAAAGCATTGGGTATTGATTATGATTGGTTGAGGGCAATGCGTTTGGATGACGCCTCTTACCAAAACACCTGGTCTCCGATTGGAAATAGACAATTGTTTGGCCGATCTGCACTAGATGAAAGAAATGATAATTATTTGACTGTACATCAAATTGAGCGTTTATACTCGACTATGAATCAACAACAGACACTTAACTATAGGAG AAACCGTGGCAGTTTTTATCGCCATCCAACAAGTCTCACTGGCGATTATGGAAAAACTTACGAGATCTTTGCAGGCAGC cttCCTCGCCGTACAACATTGCCCACTAAGGCAAACTGCCATACCTCCAATGTTTTGAATACAGTAGGCGAGGCAGATTCGTCTACAGCGAATCCATCTTCACGATCTTCAATGACTAATACGCCTACTAGCACATTAGACGAACGCAAACGACGCAAATTTATCGTAACACCCGTAGATGATCTGGGTGATGAAATGGATGCTTAG
- the LOC129249504 gene encoding peptidyl-tRNA hydrolase ICT1, mitochondrial — translation MNKICSNFICVLRPSSIEKAYTTSVILGRRISFKSELSLDKLYPNSRLKLFTPPPPTNSGDKFSGFIPINKLEITYSRSSGPGGQHVNCVNTKVDLRFKLANAEWIPEKTRLKLLEALQNKLTKEGYFVIKSDLTRSQQMNLADALEKLRNLIREYEVEKPPPTEESLEKLRRRLEKSARERLLVKRQRSLTKSSRQGPNITDL, via the exons atgaataaaatttgtagCAACTTTATCTGTGTGCTGCGCCCATCCAGCATTGAAAAAGCCTACACAACCTCGGTCATTCTCGGGCGGAGGATTTCTTTTAAAAGCGAATTGTCGCTTGATAAATTATACCCCAACAGTCGCCTGAAGCTTTTTACGCCCCCACCG cCTACAAATTCAGGGGACAAATTCTCTGGTTTCATACCAATCAATAAGCTTGAAATAACATACAGCCGCAGCTCGGGACCTGGTGGGCAGCACGTGAATTGCGTAAACACAAAGGTGGACTTGCGTTTCAAATTGGCAAACGCCGAATGGATACCAGAAAAGACGAGGCTAAAGCTACTGGAAGCT TTACAGAATAAGCTCACCAAGGAAGGTTACTTTGTCATAAAAAGCGATTTGACACGATCACAGCAAATGAATTTGGCTGATGCCTTGGAGAAGCTACGTAACTTAATACGTGAATACGAAGTAGAAAAACCTCCGCCGACAGAAGAAAGCTTAGAGAAGTTGCGTCGTAG ACTGGAAAAATCTGCGCGTGAACGTCTGTTGGTGAAACGCCAACGATCACTTACTAAATCCTCGAGGCAAGGGCCTAATATCACGGACTTGTAG
- the LOC129249505 gene encoding protein CFAP276, whose translation MSRNINIMPKMKIRIRNAWYEPDLSSEGIYLCPMPQPPPSPAGALWSTNLKPHERLFYHQTLNSVRQSKRFIATPQIPRDSLDFRLQARYDHSHEVFPEPVDTVLQRETCAYQRIDGDGTDNIVELKSFRVLQNVKTVQLPASDAQDHPLKIGGIKEKISPHSVKLINSGVHSQLVNNGFSRQTGDGNFFRY comes from the coding sequence ATGAGccgtaatattaacataatgcCGAAGATGAAGATACGCATACGGAATGCCTGGTATGAACCAGACTTGAGTAGTGAGGGGATTTACCTTTGCCCAATGCCTCAACCACCTCCATCGCCAGCAGGTGCGCTATGGTCCACAAACTTGAAACCGCACGAAAGGCTCTTCTATCATCAGACATTGAACTCTGTACGACAAAGTAAACGTTTTATTGCAACACCTCAAATACCTCGTGATTCGTTGGATTTTAGGCTACAAGCGCGCTACGATCACTCCCATGAAGTATTTCCAGAACCCGTGGATACAGTATTACAACGAGAAACTTGTGCCTACCAAAGAATTGATGGTGATGGCACAGATAATATTGTGGAGCTGAAATCCTTTCGTGTTTTACAGAATGTCAAGACAGTACAGTTGCCAGCAAGTGACGCCCAAGATCATCCTTTAAAAATTGGTGGTATTAAGGAGAAGATTTCGCCACATAGTGTTAAATTAATCAACAGTGGTGTGCACAGTCAATTGGTAAACAATGGATTTTCACGACAAACTGGAGATGGGAATTTTTTCCGTTATTAG
- the LOC129249507 gene encoding uncharacterized protein LOC129249507, translating to MAANQFYENRFTNFHKNHIKLFAVYMKTANLMQNSNVLKRSL from the coding sequence ATGGCAGCGAATCAATTCTACGAAAAcagatttacaaattttcacaaaaatcatataaaactaTTTGCTGTTTATATGAAAACAGcaaatttaatgcaaaactCAAACGTGTTAAAGCGATCACTTTAA
- the LOC129249503 gene encoding tRNA (guanine(26)-N(2))-dimethyltransferase, translating into MNYIYNAQMNRIVCTACNFLIRLKWQRNFLHLQPAVFKNVDTKQIRKNMELEATPNNKVTTDPSAASVCIPERVIKECSAEIVSGGSVFYNPVQEFNRDLSIAVLNVFAQRLRKERETAACKNTKDVADDAVKGDDSVCTAGVKYDNGLRILEALSATGLRSIRYAKEIVGVREIIANDLSKGAVDSIRENVRHNGVEDIIVPSQSDAMTLMYLSTANNKRFDAIDIDPYGCPNRFLDGAIQAIANGGLLLVTATDMSVLAGNTPEACYAKYGSVPLRLKCCHEMALRILLHSIEMHANRYGKYIEPLLSISVDFYIRVFVRVHSSQAKCKYSMSKQSVVFQCTGCDTFTLQSLGNVKTTTTTNGKIQTKFGIPTGPNVSANCEHCGHKHHMGGPVWSHPIHDIDFVNELLHAIERKPLCELGTQRRLEGVLSVVREELSDVPLYYVLDKLCCVLKLENIPVLKFRSALLHAGYRVSFSHASKNSIKTDAPAAVLWDILRCWAKIHPVKTDRMVEGTALKAILDRSPQTEYIFNDLHPEANPYSRRNALTRFQANPTAYWGPGTRATIMIGQDKAAKSHRNQNKKQKQKGIHPDRTLSEKSDESKSKQPKWEA; encoded by the exons atgaattatatatACAATGCTCAAATGAACAGGATCGTTTGTACAGCTTGCAATTTCCTAATCCGTTTGAAATGGCAACGCAACTTTCTACACCTACAGCCAGCTGTTTTTAAAAACGTGGATACAAAGCAAATCCGGAAAAATATGGAATTGGAAGCTACACcaaataataaa GTCACAACAGATCCTTCGGCGGCAAGTGTTTGTATACCTGAAAGGGTGATAAAAGAGTGCAGTGCTGAAATTGTTTCTGGAGGCAGCGTCTTTTACAATCCAGTGCAAGAATTTAATCGTGACCTAAGTATTGCCGTGCTTAATGTATTTGCACAACGCTTACGAAAGGAGAGGGAAACGGCAGCatgcaaaaatacaaaagatgTGGCAGATGACGCTGTAAAGGGCGACGATAGCGTATGCACTGCTGGAGTGAAATACGACAACGGTCTACGCATATTGGAGGCACTTTCTGCAACGGGGTTGCGTAGCATTCGTTATGCGAAAGAAATAGTTGGTGTGCGAGAGATTATTGCCAATGACCTTTCAAAGGGAGCAGTTGATTCTATACGTGAAAATGTACGACACAATGGCGTAGAAGATATAATTGTTCCAAGTCAATCAGATGCAat GACGCTTATGTATCTTTCTACAGCCAACAATAAACGCTTTGATGCTATAGATATAGATCCGTATGGCTGTCCCAATCGTTTTCTAGATGGAGCTATACAAGCTATCGCCAATGGTGGTTTACTGCTTGTAACAGCGACTGATATGTCAGTCCTAGCCGGCAACACACCTGAAGCCTGCTACGCCAAATATGGGTCTGTGCCGTTGCGTTTAAAATGCTGTCATGAAATGGCTTTGCGCATACTTCTGCACAGTATTGAGATGCATGCAAATCGTTATGGCAAATATATTGAACCACTTTTGAGCATTTCGGTCGACTTTTATATACGGGTTTTTGTGAGGGTACACAGTAGTCAAGCGAAGTGTAAATATAGCATGAG caAGCAGTCAGTAGTTTTTCAATGCACCGGTTGTGACACGTTTACACTACAATCGCTGGGCAATGTTAAAACCACTACCACAACCAATGGTAAAATTCAAACGAAGTTTGGCATTCCCACTGGGCCAAATGTTAGCGCGAACTGTGAGCACTGTGGTCATAAGCATCAC ATGGGCGGTCCAGTTTGGTCTCATCCTATACATGACATTGATTTCGTCAACGAATTACTACATGCCATAGAGAGAAAACCCCTCTGTGAATTGGGCACACAACGTCGTTTGGAAGGTGTGCTGTCGGTGGTGCGTGAAGAGTTATCCGACGTGCCATTGTACTACGTATTAGATAAACTTTGTTGTGTGCTTAAGTTGGAGAATATTCCGGTGCTCAAATTTCGTTCGGCGCTTCTGCATGCAGGATATCGCGTTTCATTCTCGCATGCCagtaaaaattctattaaaacagATGCACCAGCGGCGGTTTTATGGGATATTTTGCGCTGCTGGGCTAAAATACATCCCGTAAAGACGGATCGTATGGTAGAGGGTACAGCACTTAAAGCTATACTGGACCGTTCACCCCAAACAGAGTATATTTTTAACGACCTACACCCCGAGGCGAATCCCTACAGTCGTCGCAATGCTCTAACGCGCTTCCAAGCAAATCCAACTGCGTATTGGGGTCCTGGCACCAGAGCGACCATAAT GATTGGCCaagacaaagcagcaaaaagtcaTCGTAaccaaaacaagaaacaaaaacaaaaaggaattcATCCGGATCGCACACTTTCTGAGAAAAGTGATGAAAGCAAAAGTAAACAACCAAAATGGGAAGCGTGA